Genomic window (Vampirovibrionales bacterium):
CGGGATGGACGTTTACATGGAAGCGACCATCACCCACCTGCTGATGGACAATGGCCGCATCGCCGGGGCCTTTGGCTACTGGCGCGAGAGCGGACGCTTCATCGTGTTCAGCGCCAAGACCGTGATTCTTGCCACCGGCGGCATCGGAAAAGCCTACTCTGTCACCTCTAATTCGTGGGAATACACCGCAGACGGCCATGCGGCGGCCTATCGCGTCGGCGCCGAACTCATTGACATGGAATTCGTCCAGTTCCACCCCACGGGCATGGTGTGGCCCAACGGCGTTAAGGGCCTGCTCATCACCGAAGCGGTGCGGGGCGAAGGCGGCCAGCTCACCAATAGCGAAGGTGAGCGCTTCATGAAAAACGTAGATCCTAAGCGCATGGAGCTTTCCACGCGCGACATCGTGGCGAAAGCTATCTACCGAGAGGTAAAAGAGGGACGCGGATCCCCGCATGGCGGCGTGTTCCTCGATATTTCGCATCGCGGCGCTGAGTTCATCAAAAAGAAACTGCCAGGCATGTACCGCCAGTTGCTGGAATTCGCCGATGTCGACATCACGAAAGGCCCGATGGAAGTGGGCCCGACGACCCATTACACGATGGGCGGCCTGCGCGTAGAGGCGGATTCCGCTCAGACGACTGTCCCCGGCCTCTTCGCCTGTGGCGAAGTCGCCGCCGGGATGCACGGCGCCAACCGCCTGGGCGGCAATTCCCTGTCCGACCTGCTCGTGTTTGGCCGGCGCGCGGGCATCGGCGCGGCGGACTACATTCGCCAGAACCCCGGCGTGCCCGTCATTCGTGACGAAGACGTGGACGCAGCGGCTCGCGAGTTGATTACGCCCTTTGAACAGGAAAACGGCGAGAACCCCTACGAGCTGCACCGCGAGTTACAGACCATGATGCAGGCCAAAGTCGGCATCGTGCGTCAGGAAGCGGACTTGCAATCGGCGCTCACCGACTTGCAGGGCCTGGCTGAGCGCGCGCGGCGCGTGTCGGTGCAGGGATCGCGTCAGTTTAACACCGCGTGGCACCTGGCGATCGACCTTGGCAGTATGATTCTCGCTTCTCAGGCTGTGGCTCATTGCGCGTTACAGCGTCAAGAAAGCCGTGGCGGCCACACGCGACTGGATCATGAAGGCTACAACGACTATTGGGCGCGCCATAACTCGACGGTCCGACAAGAGAACGGCGACATGCGTATTGGCGTCAGCGAACTGCCGCAAATGCCGGAAGAATTGGCCAAATTGTTTGAGGAGGCTGTGTAATCCTGATGACACCTGAGTCTGAACTGACCACATCCGAATCAACCCAGCCCATTGCGACGTTTCTGGTCTTTCGCGGTTCTGCGGAAGAGCCTCAGGGCTTTCAGGAGTTCAAGGTTCCTGTAGAAGAAGGCATGGTCGTACTGGACGCCGTGCATTACATCCAACAGCATTTTGCGCCTGATTTAGCCGTTCGCTGGAACTGTAAAGCCGCCAAGTGTGGCTCTTGTAGCGCCGAAGTAAACGGGAAGCCTTCTCTGATGTGCAAAACCCGTATGGATGCGCTGCCGCTGGATGAGCCCGTGCGCGTTTCGCCGTTAAAAGCCTTTCCTCTGACGCGCGATCTCGTCACCGACGTGTCGTGGAATTACGAGCAGAACAAGCGCATCACCCCTTTTACCCCCAAGGACGAGAATACGGACGCCTGGAATGTCCGACAGGAGGACGTTGACCGGGTTCAGGAGTTTCGGCGCTGTATCGAATGCTTCCTGTGTCAGGATGTCTGCCACGTCGTGCGCGATCATGACCAGAAGGACGCCTTTGTGGGCCCGCGCTTCCTCGTTCGCCTTGCCTCGCTTGAGATGCACCCGATGGACGCCGCCGATCGCATTCCTTTTATCAAGGAGGAAGCGGGTTCTGGCTTGTGCAACATCACCAAATGCTGCACGGAAGTGTGCCCGGAGCATATCCATATCACCGATAACGCGATTATTCCGCTGAAAGAGCGGGTCGTGGATCGCTATTACGACCCGGTGCTCTGGTTCTTAAGAAAGCTTCGCGGCAAGGCGTGAGCCTGGGCAATTCCTTGAGCCTTTTAAAGCCCGGAAAACATTTCTGGGTAATGCTTTCCCTTGTTTTTGTCGCTGCGACGCTGACGACGCTTGCGCGAACGCCTTGGGTGACCGTCGTCAATCTGGATAGCGCGATTTTCACGCTTCTGGGGCAGGCGCTGGCAGGCGGCAAGGGCTATGTGCTGCTCTCTGAGCCCGCGCCGCAGCCCTATTTTACGTTTCCGCCGCTGCTGCCGCTGCAAATCGCGCTAATCGCCAAAATTCTGGCGTGGATGGGGCTTGATAGCCCCGAAGCGCTGCAAGTCGCGGTAAAGAACTGGATTCACCTGCTATTTTACGCCTCGATTCCCCTGTTTTATGGCTGGGCGCGGCAACGCTTCAACTTTTGGCCCGCAGTCGCCTTCACAACGCTGCTTGCGCTGAATCCGCTGATGTATCGCTACGGCGGCGCGGATATTCTGTCAGATGTTCCGTATTGGGCCCTGTCCATGGCTTCTGTCGCCGCAATGGATCGCTGGCAGGCTTGCGGCAAGCGCCGTTGGTTTGCGGCAAGCTTGCTGATGGCCGCCTGTGGCGTGTGGACGCGACAAATCGGGGTGGCGCTGGCGGCGGCGATTTGGCTGTCTCTGTCGGCGCAGCGGCGCTGGCGGGCGTTGATCGTCGCGATGCTGACGCTGGGCGCGGCTTGTGCGCTGTGGCCTGCGATAGAACATCTGTATCGACAAGCGTACCCCCTTGCCGAATCGACCCTGAATCAGGCAGGGGTTCGCGAAACGCTGGCGAAGTCTCCGGTCAAGCTTGAGTTTATCAAGCATTTCGCCGTTCAGAATCCTGTTTCACAAGACCGGGCAGCCGTTGCGCAAGATGCAGGGCAATATATCACGCTCGCCGCCTCGCGTCTGAACGCCTATGGCCAGCGGATGGCCGGGCTGTTCGTCCCGCCGCCGCTGGACGCTTGGGCAGGGCCCTTGATCTGGCTGCTCATCGCCATTGGCTACTGGCGATCGCGCCGTAAACTAGGCGTTTTGGCCTATTATCTCCCGATTTACGGCCTGATTTTAACGGTTTATCCTTATACGACGCCGCGTTTTCTGCTCCCTGTGGCGCCATTTCTGCCAGCGCTGGCCTATAGCGCGATTTCAGACGGGCTTGAGCTGCTGCGGAGTCGCTTTTCCAAACCAGATGACGGCCAGTGGCGCTTTCAACGGATCGCTTTGGCGTGTCTATTGGCGCTAACGCTCTTTGGCGGGCATCTGCCGCAAACCATCCGCTGGGTGCGCGCGGGCATGAAGATCAACGCCGCCCACGCCGGGCCTTCTGTCCGGACCGAAAATAGGGCCTATTACGAGGCTTTACGCTGGATTGCCGCCAATACGTCGCCCCAAACGCTGATTGTCAGCCGAAAACCCCCGGTAACGTATTATTATAGCGGCCGTCATTCCACAGCATTCCCGTTTACAGCCCGCCCTGAGCGTTTTGCCCGCTACCTCGACGACCTCGCCGCCCGGTCGAAACCCGCCTTCTCAGCGGTTTATTTGCTGGAAGACGCCGCCTTCGGCGAGACGGCAAAAAGCGTTGGGCCCTTAAGGCGTTCTTATGGCCATCGTCTGCAATTACGGCACGCGTTTGCCTCGGGAGATCGTCTCTGGGAGTGGCTATCCGATGCCAATTCCGCTCAAAACGCCTTACCGGTAAGACCGCGCGTGTAGCGCGATGGCTGGCGCGTCGATTTCAAAGACATGGAAGCGCCCCGGAGCCAGATCCACGCTCAGGTTATTGGTATCGACGATGAACTTGCTGCTTTGCCCGTAAGACGGCGCGAGATCCGCAAGTTGCTGATTTGCGCGCAGCCCCGGAGCGCTGATCACCGCCGAGTGGCGCGCGTTGACGTCGCGATTCGCCACGATCAGCAAGGTTTTACCCTGATGATGCCGGGCAAACGAGATGATTTGCGGCGCATCCGCCCGGTTAACATCCAGCGGAATGAACAGCCCCTCGCTGATAAGGGGCAGGTAGCGCCGCCGCAGATCCAGCATCTGACGCGCGTAGCGGCCAATCTCGGGGTGAGAGCCCTGAGGGCGCGGGCGGTAGTTGAAGAGATCGAAGGGTCGCTCAAAGCCAGTCATCAAGCCATCGACGAAGTAGGGGTTGGTCCATGGCTGAAGCGCCATCAGCCCCACGCTGAGCAGCGCCATGGGTACGCCGCCGCGCGTCATCAAACTGAAATCGTAAGGGGTGTAATACGAGCCCAGAAAGGACTTCCCGGCGCCGGTACGGCGGATCATCCCATGGCGACTGGTGAGATAGTCCATGAAGATATTGGCGTCGCGCATCTCGGGAAATTGATGGAATTCCCCGTATGTGGCGTCAAAACCCGCTTTCAGGAGCAGCTCGGGGTCGTCCGGCGCAATATTCTTAAGCGGGGAGGCGTCCTGAATGCCGTAGCTCTCAGCAAGCCAGAGCTTCTCAGGATACTTGCGGGTGAAAAACTCCCAGAACCAAGGCGGACGCGATCGCGCGACGTCCAGACGATAGCCATCGACGTTCAAATCGCGGGAGGTCGTCTCGAAAAAGCGGTCGTAGTAATCGACCAGGGCCTTGTTGTTCTCAAACAGCAGCATATCGCGCCACTGGCTGGGCTGAATCGGCTCATTCCGAGAGTTCCGCGCAATCAGTTCGGGATGTTTTCGCGCCAAATCGTAGGATGCAAACATAGGCACATCCAGAATCACGTGCAGACCGCGCTGATGGGCTGCATCCACGAACTGGCGCGCCTGCTGCGCGGGCGTAAGCGGGCTGTTTGGATCGAGGTATTCCGGGTTGATGGCCAGTAAATCGCTGGGCGCATAGGGATTTCCCGCTTCTCCCATGCGCCGTTCGCGACTGGCCGGCTGAATCGGCATCACATGGAGGGTATTGACGCCCAACGCTTTGAATTCGTCCAGCCGTTCGATGGCTTTGCGAAACGTGCCAGACTCCGAGGGCTGAATGACGCCATCATGATTGGCGTCACTGGCGGCAAACGTGCGGATTAGCAGCGCGTAGACCACGGCCTCGTTGCGCATGAACATCTGCTTAAGGCGATTTTCCCACGGCAGACTGTGTGTCGTCGTCGTTGAAACCGGCGCTGCCTGCGTGAGCGGGCGATAACGCCATGCGTTCATGGCCCATGGATTGCTAAAGCCATTCGCGGCCATACCCGGAGAAGCCTGCGCAGGAAACCTTGGCGACGGAGGCGTTATCTGAGCCGGGGGCGCTGAGCCAGCCAGCAAATCCGGGCGATAAGGCGCAACGCCCGCATAGGGCGACGCCCATCCCGCCCCCGGAAATCCAGGAGAGCCGGCAGAGACAGCCCCCACTAGGGGCGTCCTCCGCTTCGAGGCTGCGTTTCACCGACCACTAGCGCGTAATAGAGAGCGGTCGCCGCTGTCAGCGCCCCGGCCATCAGCCCGAAAACGCGGCGGTTCCAAAGGAATTTGTCGAAACCGTTGCGCGTGATCGTCAGCAAATGATCCCGAATCACAGGCCCGGCCTGGTCGGACAACTCGCAAATCATCTTGTCGAGCCCCACGCCTTGCGTCGCCTGGAGTCGCGTCAGCGCCTTGGTAAAGGCGTCGGGCATCAGATCGCCCGAGGCGGCTAAATCCAGACGACCGGCGGCGACGGTTTTGAGCCAGCGCGTCGAACCAATCACGTTTAGCTGGCGATTCAGGGCCTGCGGCGTCATATCGCCTTCCAACAGTTTCTCAAACAGCGTGGCATAGCGGCTGACGTGGCTATGCGCCTGGTGATATTCATGCAGCAAGCGCGCTTCTGCCTTGTGATACAGCTCGGGGGGCAGCGCGCGAAGGGCCTTGAGGTTGACAACGTTGTGATTCATCGCATCAAGGCGCTCAGTCTCTTCTTTAAGGAAGCTCTTCATCGCCATGAGCGACAGGCGTTGATCGGGTTGGGTCAGAAAGCTCTCCAGACGTGAGCGAATGGCCTGAGACAGGGCCTTGTCGTCGAGGCGCAGGGCATTTTTCAGCCCGATATGCCGGGGCAGTTCTAGCCGCTTGACCAGCGTCTCCTCAAAGCGCTTGCGCCAGCGCGACAACCACGAGAACTTATGCGCGCCCAACTGCTGGTCGAGATAGGCGTCAAGGCTGCGCTCAGCCAGCACAGGGGCTTCGCGGAATTGACGAGCCCGCGTCAGGTGATAGCTCGAAATCACTTTGCCCGCGAGCCCTTGCGCGGCGTTCTGCAGCAAATCGCGCAGGCCCATGGTGAAAACAGGCAGACCGAGCCCGGCGCTGAGCAACCACCAGGTTTGATTCTGCACCGTGGTTTGCTGAATTTTCTCCTCAATGAGGCGGCGGCGCTGCTGGGTGTAGGGGATTCCAAGGCGATCGCCCGTCCAGTTGAAGCGCTCTTCCGGGATAAGCTGAAAAGGAATGGCCTGCGGGTTTTCAAAGAGCTGTCGCCGCTGGCCGGAACTGTCGAAATAGCCCTGATTCAGATTAAGACCGGTTTTGAGATTGGCAAGCGCGTTATGGACCCACTTACCGCCGTACAGGGCGGCTACCCAACTGCCGACCGCCAATGCATGGCCCATCCCCAGAGATTTACGCGGGTCGGTGAGCGTGGCGAAGGTCGCCAGAACCAGACCGCCCCCCATCGCGATGGATTGCTGGAGCGGACTGAGCGCGCTGCTGGAGGCGTTCTTGTGATGTAGCCCGCCGATAACCGCAGACGCCGTACGGACAGGCGTTGAGAAGCGCTCGACAAAAGTCTGCGGCGGGGCCAGACTGCTCGCGGCATAGGTGGGCGCGTCAAAGCGGCGAGGAATGACGTTCTCGCTCATGGGCGGGTTCTCCCGCATAGCGCGTAACGGCTAGAGCTGCGCATGGCGATACCGCATCATGGTTTGAAAGGGCGACGGCGCGTCGGGGTCGTAGCGACGTTGCCACGGCTGGAACTGAACCGGAGACGATTCGTATTCTTTGGGCGTCAGTACGCGCATCGACTCATACACGCCCCAGGCAAGCCCGATCGGGATGCCCCATGCGCTTAATCGGCTGATAGGGCGCGGCGCGGAAAGCTTTGGGTCATGGAAGACGCGCGTCACAAGCTCTTTCGTCTTGGGCCATACTTCACCCGTGTGGATTTGTTTGAGCAGATAGAGGGGCGAGCGCCGTTTCTCCAGCAGGGCGGCCCATGCGTCAGAGCGCGCGACGTAACCGATGCCGAAGAGCGCAAACATCAGGCTCCAGATGATTTTGAGCGAGTCGGCGGCGTTCACCACGCGCAAGGCCTGCTCACGGCAAGCCGCGTCAGGACTGGCCAAATCGGATGGAATGCCCATTTTTTCGCGCATGCGGCGGTAATGGGCGGGCGTTAGGAGATCAAAGCGGGGCGACTCCGCATTTCGGAACACGGAATCGACGCCGCCTTCCGCCGTGCGAAACATGAGCGTCAGATCGATACCGAATTTCTGGCGGTAGAAGCTATTCACCAGGCGGTTTGAGGCTGCGACCGAGAGGTAATACATTGCCACGCCCGCCAGAATACGTCCTGCGGCGGCGGGTTTGTGATGGCGCAGGGCCATCGCGCCGATCATCGTCAAACCGGCGGTGACGTAAGGGACTTTGGCCATCAAGGCGAAATCGGCGGTCGTAATATCGGTATCGCCGCGCAGGCCTTTCCAAACGGTTTTAGGCAGCGTGATCAGCAGGGTCTGAGCGTGAAATCCCAATCGGCGCAGCAAATTGGGGTTCTCCAGCAGCGTATCCGTCGGCACGGGCGATACATTGCGCTCGCGCGCCGTGACAGGATCCATCAGAAACTTGCTGGATCGCGTGAGCGGACCGAGGCCCGCGTCGGGCGTTTGAAATGCAAGCCCGAAGGTCGGGGAAGAAACCGTCATAGGGAGGTTCCACCGTTGCCGGTTTGAGGACGTTGCCTTAGACGTTGCATAAAAAGAGGAAACGAGAGTAAAGCCAGAGTAAAAATCTGGATCAGGACCCATGGCGCTATGTCTCTGTCGATAACGCCTGTGAAGTCTGCTAATTGTCACCAGACGGGCTTTCTTGAAGCGATTGTTACCCCCTTGCCTGTTTCCGGCTTCTGTGGTTGTTACATGTATCGACCCTTTCCATCAAAAGGGACGCACAAAAGGGACGCAATAGAGAAGGAGATTCCCCATGAATCGCGGCCTGCGTCGTTTCGTCGCCCCGTTCGCCAACGTCGCTGCCCTGATTGCGATTTGCGCGCTGATGATTGGCTTTAACAGTCCGGCGCAGTCCATGGACCTGAATCAGACGCTGCGGCAGTCGTGGCGCTTCTACCAACAGCGCTTTATGCCCGGCGGCGAGCGGGTGGAATCCAACAACTACGGCGGATCCATCACCGAAGGGCAGTCGTACGCGCTGATGAAAGCCGTCTGGATGGGCGATCGCCCGGCCTTTGATGCCGCCTGGCGCTGGACGCGACGCAATATGGCCCGCCCGGACAGCGTTTTGCCCGGCTGGCGCTGGGGAAAGCGCGACGACGGGCATTATGGCCTGATTGCGTCTGAGAACGCGACAGACGCGGATCAAGACATTGCCTACGCCTTGCTGCTGGCCTTCGAGCGCTGGGGCGATGCGGCGTACCGCACGGACGCCGACGCCATGATCGCAGAACTCTGGCAACGCCACGTCCACCGCATCGCCGGGCGGTACTATCTGGATCCGGGCGACTGGCCGCCTTTTGTGGAAGGCGAAGCGCTGACGATTAATCCGTCTTATATG
Coding sequences:
- a CDS encoding FAD-binding protein gives rise to the protein MVQNYETRYECHHHDVLVVGAGGAGLRAAIEASAQGLSVGLVCKSLLGKAHTVMAEGGVAAAMANVDGEDGWQTHFKDTMHGGKFLNNWRMAQIHAQESPDRIRELERWGAVFDRTESGKILQRPFGGHTYRRLCHVGDHTGLELIRTLQDKGVHSGMDVYMEATITHLLMDNGRIAGAFGYWRESGRFIVFSAKTVILATGGIGKAYSVTSNSWEYTADGHAAAYRVGAELIDMEFVQFHPTGMVWPNGVKGLLITEAVRGEGGQLTNSEGERFMKNVDPKRMELSTRDIVAKAIYREVKEGRGSPHGGVFLDISHRGAEFIKKKLPGMYRQLLEFADVDITKGPMEVGPTTHYTMGGLRVEADSAQTTVPGLFACGEVAAGMHGANRLGGNSLSDLLVFGRRAGIGAADYIRQNPGVPVIRDEDVDAAARELITPFEQENGENPYELHRELQTMMQAKVGIVRQEADLQSALTDLQGLAERARRVSVQGSRQFNTAWHLAIDLGSMILASQAVAHCALQRQESRGGHTRLDHEGYNDYWARHNSTVRQENGDMRIGVSELPQMPEELAKLFEEAV
- a CDS encoding succinate dehydrogenase/fumarate reductase iron-sulfur subunit, which gives rise to MTPESELTTSESTQPIATFLVFRGSAEEPQGFQEFKVPVEEGMVVLDAVHYIQQHFAPDLAVRWNCKAAKCGSCSAEVNGKPSLMCKTRMDALPLDEPVRVSPLKAFPLTRDLVTDVSWNYEQNKRITPFTPKDENTDAWNVRQEDVDRVQEFRRCIECFLCQDVCHVVRDHDQKDAFVGPRFLVRLASLEMHPMDAADRIPFIKEEAGSGLCNITKCCTEVCPEHIHITDNAIIPLKERVVDRYYDPVLWFLRKLRGKA